The proteins below are encoded in one region of Telopea speciosissima isolate NSW1024214 ecotype Mountain lineage chromosome 10, Tspe_v1, whole genome shotgun sequence:
- the LOC122641721 gene encoding septum-promoting GTP-binding protein 1-like, with protein sequence MIEKGTSLSFHDQRGIEAIRKITHLCRKILHLDLQLNISHRLTFFRRFFRFIWDKILACYPGKSFSYRRLQRNLSSISPANIECGLPSGDLTSTSWNFDMESDSVTLKISILGDCHIGKTSFVVKYVGDEQEQRCLQMSGLNLMDKVFSVKGAKIAFSIWDVGGDHSSLNHVPIACKDAVAILVMFDLTSRCTLNSVLGWYQQARKWNQTAIPILIGTKFDDFVRLPLDMQWTIVTQARAYAQAMKATLFFSSATHNINVNKIFKFITAKLFNLPWTVQRNLTVGEPIIDF encoded by the exons ATGATAGAGAAAGGAACGAGCTTGAGCTTCCATGACCAAAGGGGAATCGAAGCCATCAGAAAAATAACTCATCTTTGCCGTAAGATTCTTCACCTAGACCTGCAATTGAACATCTCCCACCGGCTCACCTTCTTCCGGCGATTTTTTCGGTTCATTTGGGATAAGATTCTTGCTTGCTACCCTGGGAAGTCCTTCAGTTACCGGCGATTGCAGCGTAACTTGTCTTCCATCTCTCCTGCTAATATCGAGTGCGGTTTACCGTCCGGCGACCTCACCTCTACCTCTTGGAATTTCGATATGGAATCCGATTCGGTGACGCTGAAGATCAGTATTTTGGGCGATTGTCACATTGGCAAAACTAGTTTCGTT GTTAAGTATGTAGGAGATGAACAAGAACAGAGGTGCTTGCAGATGTCaggattgaatttaatggataAAGTATTTTCAGTTAAAGGAGCAAAAATTGCTTTTAGTATTTGGGATGTAGGAGGAGATCATTCTTCTCTTAATCATGTTCCCATCGCCTGTAAAGATGCTGTAGCCATCTTGGTCATGTTCGATCTCACAAGTCGATGTACACTAAACAG CGTTCTTGGGTGGTATCAGCAAGCGAGAAAGTGGAATCAG aCGGCGATTCCGATACTAATCGGAACCAAATTTGATGATTTCGTGCGACTTCCTCTTGATATGCAATGGACAATCGTTACCCAG GCAAGGGCATACGCGCAAGCCATGAAGGCGACACTCTTCTTCTCAAGTGCGACGCATAACATTAATGTGAACAAGatcttcaaattcatcactGCCAAGCTTTTCAACTTGCCATGGACAGTACAGAGGAATCTGACTGTCGGAGAACCCATCATCGACTTCTGA